The Leucobacter rhizosphaerae genome includes a region encoding these proteins:
- a CDS encoding EthD family reductase codes for MHQLTVLYPEPVDRAAFEAHYRSVHLPLCAQLPGVQDISFAIGIAEPGAGPYFAVFHARFFDEAALGAALSSPEGKAVQADVANYATGGSTVLTYAVESLAAEK; via the coding sequence ATGCACCAGCTCACCGTGCTCTACCCCGAACCCGTCGACCGCGCCGCCTTCGAGGCGCACTATCGCAGCGTTCACCTACCGCTCTGCGCGCAGCTGCCCGGGGTGCAGGACATCTCGTTTGCGATCGGGATCGCCGAGCCCGGCGCCGGGCCGTACTTCGCCGTGTTCCACGCGCGCTTCTTCGACGAGGCGGCCCTGGGCGCCGCCCTGAGCTCGCCGGAGGGCAAAGCGGTGCAGGCCGACGTCGCGAACTACGCGACTGGCGGTTCGACCGTGCTCACCTACGCGGTGGAGTCGCTAGCGGCAGAAAAGTAA
- a CDS encoding arylsulfatase, translating into MRPEERRAPEGFGGRIAEFVSDSEPWWPDRTRARDGAPNVIVMLVDDLGFSDLGPFGSEIPTPHVDRLARDGWTFTNYRTAPMCSPARAALMTGLNPHRAGFGFVAHTDPGYPGYTCELPEDAPTLAESLRAGGYATFMVGKWHLTLESRLHDAADRSSWPLQRGFDRYFGSMDGFTSLHHPHRLVRDNSVVDRPEVPDGYFLTDELIDESLTMIDELRVNDARKPFFLYVAHTSVHGPIQAKAVDIERHRGRYEDGWNTLREARFARQLELGVIPEGATLPEPSLADAEAIPEWSTLSADDRELFARHMEVYAAAVDEVDQSLGRLTAHLEQLGELDNTIIVLASDNGGTAEGGPSGTRSYFAQFGVNAELPEGWIRDVPRDPAEIGGPRLFSQYPTGWARVSNTPFRSFKSSTYEGGVHAPLVISWPAAPERTRGLRDQFVFVSDLAPTILDLTGVPPLAERHGRPAQEPDGRSVRTVLDDPAAPGRASQYFECVGRRALVDGAWKALSPVPPAREEGAAGGRWELYHLETDPTETRDLAAEQPERVAELAERWRDEAWRNAVLPLDDDGSLHRTRPDSEAALAEPVTLVPFRPPLERFRSAQLTVLKSFRVEIDVELGASAAGVLIAHGDQGGGYLVALDGGRTRLAYNAYGDMHRAVGSALGPGPHELILRVDELDGLRWRLRLEVDGVVDAEIDAVPMLMGMAPFTGISAGYDFGGPVDWELHERHRSYRFSGGAIERICIVPGARSQHDRTVLRRIGVAVAELAD; encoded by the coding sequence GTGCGTCCGGAGGAGCGGCGCGCTCCCGAGGGGTTCGGCGGCAGGATCGCGGAGTTCGTCTCCGACTCGGAGCCCTGGTGGCCGGATCGCACCCGGGCCCGGGACGGTGCACCGAACGTCATCGTCATGCTCGTCGACGACCTCGGCTTCAGCGACCTCGGGCCGTTCGGGAGCGAGATCCCGACCCCGCACGTCGACCGCCTCGCCCGCGACGGCTGGACGTTCACCAACTACCGCACCGCGCCCATGTGCTCGCCGGCGCGGGCGGCGCTCATGACCGGCCTCAACCCGCACCGCGCCGGGTTCGGCTTCGTCGCGCACACGGATCCCGGGTACCCGGGATACACGTGCGAGCTGCCGGAAGACGCCCCCACACTCGCTGAGTCGCTCCGCGCGGGCGGGTACGCGACCTTCATGGTGGGCAAGTGGCACCTCACGCTCGAGTCGCGCCTCCACGACGCGGCCGACCGATCCTCGTGGCCGCTGCAGCGCGGCTTCGATCGCTACTTCGGCAGCATGGACGGTTTCACCTCGCTCCACCACCCGCACCGCCTCGTGCGAGACAACTCGGTCGTCGACCGGCCGGAGGTGCCCGACGGCTACTTCCTGACCGACGAGCTCATCGACGAGTCGCTCACCATGATCGACGAGCTCCGGGTGAACGACGCGCGCAAGCCGTTCTTTCTGTATGTCGCGCACACCTCCGTGCACGGGCCGATCCAGGCGAAGGCGGTCGACATCGAGCGGCATCGCGGCCGCTACGAAGACGGCTGGAACACGCTTCGCGAGGCCCGCTTCGCGCGGCAGCTCGAGCTGGGGGTGATCCCGGAGGGCGCCACCCTGCCCGAGCCGTCGCTCGCCGACGCTGAGGCGATCCCCGAGTGGTCGACGCTGAGCGCCGACGACCGCGAGCTCTTCGCGCGGCACATGGAGGTCTACGCGGCGGCCGTCGACGAGGTGGATCAGAGCCTCGGGCGACTCACCGCGCACCTCGAACAGCTTGGCGAGCTCGACAACACCATCATCGTGCTCGCGAGCGACAACGGCGGCACGGCCGAGGGCGGACCGAGCGGCACGCGGAGCTACTTCGCGCAGTTCGGCGTCAACGCCGAACTGCCCGAGGGCTGGATCCGCGATGTGCCGCGCGACCCCGCGGAGATCGGCGGGCCGCGGCTCTTCAGCCAGTACCCGACCGGCTGGGCGCGGGTGTCGAACACCCCGTTCCGCTCCTTCAAGTCCTCGACATACGAGGGCGGGGTGCACGCGCCGCTCGTCATCTCCTGGCCCGCGGCGCCCGAGCGGACGCGGGGGCTTCGCGATCAGTTCGTGTTCGTGTCCGATCTCGCGCCGACGATCCTCGACCTCACCGGCGTGCCGCCGCTGGCGGAGCGCCACGGCCGGCCCGCCCAGGAGCCCGACGGCCGCAGCGTGCGGACGGTGCTCGACGATCCCGCCGCTCCCGGACGCGCGTCGCAGTACTTCGAGTGCGTTGGTCGCCGGGCGCTCGTGGACGGCGCGTGGAAGGCGCTCTCGCCCGTGCCGCCCGCGCGGGAGGAGGGGGCCGCCGGGGGCCGGTGGGAGCTCTACCACCTGGAGACCGACCCGACCGAGACGCGCGACCTCGCGGCGGAGCAGCCCGAGCGGGTCGCGGAGCTCGCGGAGCGCTGGCGCGATGAGGCGTGGCGGAACGCGGTGCTGCCCCTCGACGACGACGGATCGCTGCACCGCACTCGGCCCGACTCGGAGGCCGCGCTGGCCGAACCTGTGACCCTCGTGCCGTTCCGGCCGCCGCTCGAGCGCTTCCGCTCGGCGCAGCTCACGGTGCTGAAGTCGTTCCGCGTGGAGATCGACGTCGAGCTCGGCGCGTCCGCCGCCGGCGTGCTCATTGCGCACGGGGATCAGGGCGGCGGCTATCTCGTGGCGCTCGACGGCGGGCGGACGCGGCTCGCCTACAACGCGTACGGTGACATGCATCGGGCGGTCGGCAGCGCGCTCGGGCCCGGGCCGCACGAGCTGATCCTCCGCGTCGACGAGCTCGACGGGCTGCGCTGGCGGCTCCGACTCGAGGTCGACGGTGTGGTGGACGCCGAGATCGACGCCGTTCCGATGCTCATGGGCATGGCACCGTTCACCGGGATCAGCGCCGGGTACGACTTCGGCGGGCCAGTCGACTGGGAGCTCCACGAGCGGCACCGGAGCTACCGCTTCAGCGGGGGCGCGATCGAGCGGATCTGCATTGTGCCCGGGGCGCGCTCGCAGCACGACCGCACGGTGCTGCGCCGGATCGGCGTGGCCGTCGCGGAGCTCGCGGACTGA
- a CDS encoding ABC transporter ATP-binding protein, producing the protein MTLTDLTDAPVRLSVSGLAKSYDTKRGAVPVIADLTFDVRVAEIACIVGPSGIGKTTLLKCLTGLQSITSGSARIDGTLIDGPPEEMALVFQEYTRSLMPWLTVEKNVRLPLRHLRLPAAEREERISSALEAVGLTGAESKYPWQLSGGMQQRVAIARAIAYRPEVLVMDEPFASVDAQTRFELEDLCLRIRAQFGMTIVIVTHDIDEAVYLSDRVIVLGERPARVTRIIDIDFGGPRDQLTTRARPEFAELRTEIFELIRKAG; encoded by the coding sequence ATGACGCTCACCGACCTCACCGACGCCCCCGTCCGCCTCAGCGTGAGCGGGCTCGCGAAGAGCTACGACACGAAGCGCGGAGCCGTGCCGGTCATCGCCGACCTCACCTTCGACGTGCGGGTCGCGGAGATCGCCTGCATCGTCGGGCCCTCCGGCATCGGCAAGACGACGCTGCTGAAGTGCCTCACCGGCCTGCAGAGCATCACCTCCGGATCCGCGCGGATCGACGGCACGCTCATCGACGGCCCGCCGGAGGAGATGGCGCTCGTGTTCCAGGAGTACACGCGATCGCTCATGCCGTGGCTCACGGTGGAGAAGAACGTGCGGCTGCCGCTGCGCCACCTCCGCCTGCCCGCCGCCGAGCGCGAGGAGCGGATCAGCTCCGCGCTCGAGGCCGTGGGGCTCACGGGGGCCGAATCGAAGTACCCGTGGCAGCTCTCGGGTGGCATGCAGCAGCGCGTCGCCATCGCGCGCGCCATCGCCTATCGGCCCGAGGTGCTCGTCATGGATGAGCCGTTCGCCTCCGTCGATGCGCAGACGCGCTTCGAACTGGAGGACCTGTGCCTGCGGATCCGCGCGCAGTTCGGCATGACGATCGTCATCGTCACCCACGACATCGATGAGGCCGTGTACCTCTCGGACCGGGTCATCGTGCTGGGGGAGCGCCCGGCACGGGTGACCCGTATCATCGACATCGACTTCGGCGGGCCCCGGGATCAGCTCACGACGCGGGCTCGGCCCGAATTCGCGGAGCTGCGCACCGAGATCTTCGAACTGATCCGGAAAGCGGGCTAG
- a CDS encoding ABC transporter permease: MTLTSSIPTRTRTARRQRRGRTPRGLLIGAEILVPILLLAVWWLASTNSTNTFFPPLQRILERLVQLAQTSMFWANVGLSVGNLLLSFVLASAIGVLLGAALGLIRPLAWFVEPTVHFFRAIPPVALVPIFVSLIGFGNETRILSITLAALFPVLISTMDGIRGAEPTLDMVGRVYRLSRWDRLVSVVLPAASPRILSGMQVSLMTAFVVMIASEMLGSSTGLGSMTLLAQQSFAITDMWAGILTLGVLGYATTALFVLFRRRVLRWYIASQQQEKQS; this comes from the coding sequence ATGACGCTCACCTCCTCGATCCCGACCCGGACCCGGACGGCCCGACGACAGCGCCGGGGGCGCACCCCGCGCGGTCTGCTGATCGGCGCCGAGATCCTCGTGCCGATCCTGCTGCTGGCCGTGTGGTGGCTCGCGTCGACGAACTCGACCAACACATTCTTCCCGCCGCTGCAGCGGATCCTGGAGCGGCTCGTCCAGCTCGCGCAGACCTCGATGTTCTGGGCGAACGTCGGTCTGTCCGTCGGCAACCTGCTGCTCTCCTTTGTGCTCGCGAGTGCCATCGGGGTGCTCCTCGGCGCGGCGCTCGGCCTCATCCGGCCCCTCGCCTGGTTCGTCGAGCCGACGGTGCACTTCTTCCGGGCGATCCCGCCCGTCGCGCTCGTCCCGATCTTCGTCTCGCTCATCGGCTTCGGCAACGAGACGCGCATCCTCTCGATCACCCTCGCCGCGCTCTTCCCCGTGCTGATCTCGACGATGGACGGCATCCGCGGCGCCGAGCCGACGCTCGATATGGTCGGTCGGGTCTACCGGCTCAGCCGCTGGGACCGCCTGGTCTCCGTCGTGCTGCCCGCGGCGAGCCCGCGGATCCTCTCGGGTATGCAGGTGAGTCTGATGACCGCGTTCGTGGTCATGATCGCGAGCGAGATGCTCGGGTCGTCGACCGGCCTCGGATCCATGACCCTGCTCGCGCAGCAGTCGTTCGCGATCACCGACATGTGGGCCGGGATCCTCACCCTCGGCGTACTCGGCTACGCCACCACCGCACTCTTCGTACTCTTCCGGCGCCGGGTGCTGCGCTGGTACATCGCCTCACAACAGCAGGAGAAGCAGTCATGA
- a CDS encoding ABC transporter permease, with product MRSTPLLQSGIGALGVVAALGLWQFAATTGPLADSPLPTAGEALTAVFQLAATPEMWRATGDTLTMALVGLVLAAVIGVLIGVGIGVSPLAMHATRVPLEFLKPIPPIVVLPIVVLVLGPTANMGIFLVFFGCFVAIAVQASAGVFDTDPVARATGESYGMRKSEILARIVLPSALPYIGTALRVAAPTALIVAVVAGLLGGGPGLGQSLLLSQISGNQDHLFAYVLILGILGILVQGLSQWGERRLLHWHPQYRKQAH from the coding sequence ATGCGCTCCACTCCGCTCCTGCAATCCGGCATCGGCGCCCTCGGCGTCGTGGCGGCGCTCGGCCTCTGGCAGTTCGCCGCCACGACCGGACCGCTCGCCGACTCGCCGCTCCCCACCGCCGGTGAGGCCCTCACCGCGGTGTTCCAGTTGGCCGCCACTCCCGAGATGTGGCGGGCGACGGGCGACACACTGACGATGGCGCTCGTGGGCCTGGTGCTCGCGGCCGTCATCGGCGTGCTCATCGGCGTCGGCATCGGCGTCTCGCCGCTCGCGATGCACGCGACCCGCGTGCCGCTCGAGTTCCTGAAGCCCATTCCGCCGATCGTCGTGCTGCCCATCGTGGTGCTGGTGCTCGGACCGACCGCGAACATGGGGATCTTCCTGGTGTTCTTCGGGTGCTTCGTGGCCATCGCGGTGCAGGCGTCGGCCGGAGTGTTCGACACGGATCCGGTCGCGCGGGCGACCGGGGAGTCCTACGGAATGCGCAAGTCCGAGATCCTCGCCCGCATCGTGCTGCCGAGCGCGCTGCCCTACATCGGCACCGCGCTCCGCGTGGCGGCCCCGACAGCGCTGATCGTCGCGGTGGTCGCCGGGCTGCTCGGAGGAGGCCCGGGCCTCGGGCAGAGCCTGCTCCTGAGCCAGATCTCGGGGAATCAGGACCACCTCTTCGCCTACGTCCTGATCCTCGGCATCCTCGGCATCCTCGTGCAGGGGCTCAGCCAGTGGGGCGAGCGACGCCTCCTCCACTGGCACCCGCAGTACCGAAAGCAGGCGCACTGA
- a CDS encoding ABC transporter substrate-binding protein: MKKSNRVLAALALLPAAALALSACSSGGTGDSAAEGGAEGGVTTLKVATIGLTSDGSLLTGIEQGFFEEEGLEIETSIVANPPAGLAAVQSGQVDIAYSPSIPLLNALSQGVPIQVIGAADGFAPGAAEAEDPTTLDDTGLFASASSGITSIEDLEGKTVAIPARKAQLEVVIAGELEKAGIDPATGVNWVVLDFTSAVAALQNGTVDAAGLVSPFTAEALDGGAVQLAAPSVGFFEEGATGLWTAGTSTIEAKPEAIAAFQRAIVKSNAYATEHPEEAIQAGLDATESTLTVDEVKLPVWPAEVLPIDLERPNEKMVALGFLTAPVDLSGVILEG, from the coding sequence ATGAAGAAGTCCAATCGTGTGCTCGCCGCACTCGCGCTGCTCCCGGCCGCCGCGCTCGCGCTCTCGGCCTGCTCGTCCGGCGGCACCGGCGACTCGGCGGCGGAGGGCGGCGCCGAGGGCGGCGTCACCACCCTGAAGGTCGCCACCATCGGCCTGACCTCCGACGGCAGCCTGCTCACCGGCATCGAGCAGGGCTTCTTCGAGGAGGAGGGGCTCGAGATCGAGACCTCGATCGTCGCCAATCCGCCGGCCGGCCTCGCCGCGGTGCAGAGCGGGCAGGTCGACATCGCCTACTCGCCCAGCATCCCGCTCCTCAACGCGCTCAGCCAGGGCGTCCCGATCCAGGTCATCGGCGCGGCCGACGGCTTCGCGCCGGGCGCGGCGGAGGCCGAGGATCCCACCACCCTCGATGACACCGGACTCTTCGCGAGTGCGTCGAGCGGCATCACCAGCATCGAGGATCTCGAGGGCAAGACGGTGGCGATCCCGGCGCGGAAGGCGCAGCTCGAGGTGGTCATCGCCGGGGAGCTTGAGAAGGCCGGCATCGATCCCGCCACCGGCGTCAACTGGGTCGTGCTCGATTTCACCTCCGCGGTGGCTGCGCTGCAGAACGGTACGGTCGACGCGGCCGGGCTCGTGAGCCCGTTCACCGCCGAGGCGCTCGACGGGGGAGCCGTGCAGCTCGCCGCACCGTCGGTCGGCTTCTTCGAGGAGGGGGCGACCGGTCTGTGGACCGCCGGTACCTCCACGATCGAGGCGAAGCCGGAGGCGATCGCCGCCTTCCAGCGCGCGATCGTGAAGTCGAACGCGTACGCGACGGAGCATCCGGAGGAGGCGATCCAGGCGGGGCTCGACGCCACCGAGTCGACCCTCACGGTCGACGAGGTGAAGCTTCCCGTGTGGCCCGCTGAGGTGCTGCCGATCGACCTCGAACGCCCCAACGAGAAGATGGTGGCGCTCGGATTCCTCACCGCGCCGGTCGACCTGTCCGGCGTCATCCTCGAGGGCTGA
- a CDS encoding TetR/AcrR family transcriptional regulator, which yields MPKVVDHDERRAHIAEAVTNIIIRDGFDRVTMREIAAEAGYAHGAIARYFPNKQSLLTTAFLHVFSNSHERILERVQGVRGLEALGRMSRELLPFTDVGPQRSQVVLSFWDRAAQDPELWEIHHENIVRRRDLIRRFLLEAEADGELAPGLDVETAVNQVSAQNAGWQMMAVLVPEAATNESLQASIDTMISDLRA from the coding sequence ATGCCCAAGGTCGTCGACCACGACGAACGGCGCGCGCACATCGCCGAGGCCGTGACGAACATCATCATCCGCGACGGGTTCGACCGCGTCACGATGCGGGAGATCGCGGCCGAGGCCGGCTACGCCCACGGCGCGATCGCGCGTTACTTCCCGAACAAGCAGAGCCTGCTCACGACCGCGTTCCTCCACGTCTTCTCCAACTCGCACGAGCGCATCCTGGAGCGGGTGCAGGGGGTGCGCGGCCTGGAGGCCCTCGGCCGGATGTCGCGCGAACTGCTCCCCTTCACGGACGTCGGTCCGCAGCGCTCGCAGGTCGTGCTCTCGTTCTGGGATCGCGCCGCGCAGGATCCCGAGCTGTGGGAGATCCACCACGAGAACATCGTGCGCCGCCGCGACCTGATCCGCCGCTTCCTGCTCGAGGCGGAGGCCGACGGTGAACTCGCGCCCGGCCTCGACGTCGAGACCGCGGTGAACCAGGTCTCGGCCCAGAACGCCGGCTGGCAGATGATGGCGGTGCTCGTGCCCGAGGCGGCGACGAACGAGAGCCTGCAGGCCAGCATCGACACGATGATCTCGGACCTGCGCGCGTGA
- a CDS encoding formylglycine-generating enzyme family protein, with translation MTEERTSCCAPARGEAAAGFGAVAPGAGASDRASASAGASDRNADHRIAQCTIPAGTFLMGDDSRDAHPEDGEGPRHEVTVGAFEIDATPVTNAQFARFVAATGFRTDAERFGVSAVFHLLVEAPTDDILGPTPGTPWWIGVRGADWQHPGGRAGSLDGLDDHPAVHVSWNDAAAYAAWAGRRLPTEAEWERAARGGVAGATFPWGDAPIDGSDRADRDPALGPDTGSRWRANVWQGAFPAHNTVEDGWIGTAPVHSYSPNAFGLWQAVGNVWEWCADWFDPHTYRAGPRVDPVGPARGAGRVLRGGSYLCHPSYCNRYRNSARSRNTPDSSMGNAGFRTVS, from the coding sequence GTGACGGAGGAGCGGACGAGTTGCTGCGCCCCCGCGCGGGGCGAGGCTGCCGCTGGGTTCGGTGCGGTTGCGCCGGGTGCCGGTGCCAGCGACCGTGCCAGCGCCAGCGCCGGTGCCAGCGACCGCAACGCCGACCACCGCATCGCGCAGTGCACGATCCCGGCCGGCACGTTTCTGATGGGCGACGACTCGCGCGACGCCCACCCGGAGGACGGCGAGGGCCCGCGGCACGAGGTCACCGTGGGCGCATTCGAGATCGACGCCACCCCCGTCACGAACGCGCAGTTCGCCCGCTTCGTCGCGGCGACCGGCTTCCGCACGGACGCCGAGCGGTTCGGCGTCTCCGCCGTGTTCCACCTGCTCGTCGAGGCGCCGACCGACGACATCCTGGGTCCGACACCGGGTACTCCCTGGTGGATCGGGGTGCGGGGCGCGGACTGGCAACACCCGGGTGGACGCGCCGGCTCGCTCGACGGACTCGACGACCACCCCGCGGTGCACGTGAGCTGGAACGACGCAGCGGCCTACGCCGCGTGGGCGGGCCGGCGCCTGCCGACCGAGGCCGAGTGGGAGCGCGCGGCGCGCGGCGGGGTCGCCGGGGCCACCTTCCCGTGGGGCGACGCCCCGATCGATGGTTCGGATCGCGCCGACCGCGATCCCGCACTCGGACCCGACACGGGATCCCGCTGGCGGGCCAACGTCTGGCAGGGGGCATTCCCCGCGCACAACACCGTCGAGGACGGCTGGATCGGCACGGCTCCCGTGCACAGCTACTCCCCCAACGCGTTCGGACTGTGGCAGGCCGTCGGCAATGTGTGGGAGTGGTGCGCGGACTGGTTCGACCCGCACACCTACCGCGCGGGCCCGCGGGTCGATCCCGTCGGGCCCGCGCGCGGTGCGGGGCGGGTGCTCCGGGGCGGCAGTTACCTCTGCCACCCCTCGTACTGCAACCGCTATCGCAACTCCGCCCGGTCCCGGAACACCCCGGATTCCTCGATGGGAAACGCGGGGTTCCGGACCGTCAGCTAG
- a CDS encoding GMC family oxidoreductase: protein MSDQTEQTAVPKSVIVVGAGSAGSVVARRLADAGVQVTVIEAGGEDTNPAIHDLARMPELWHSPDDWDYRTIPQPGANGHRIHLPRGKVLGGSHSLNATIWVRCSPVDFDHWASLGNDGWAWDDVLPVYKAIENFHGEGDPAYRGRDGLLDVTNEYELDPIQQSIIDAAVQEGLPYNPDYNGASLDGVSQQQITVRDGKRLNTYMTYLKPVRDRVTVEVGCWVHELIFADRAEGSDEAPRVIGVRFAQGGETRELFADEVILAAGALDSPRVLLRSGIGPSEELREVGIEPLVDLPGVGKNLHDHLLAPVIYETSKPVGPPRPWVSVTQTHHFWESREGLDRPDTQPIHFSVPMYGEYLEPRSSDGFSLLGGLVTPQSRGELKLSGPNPEDPTLIDLKALEHEDDVASLVASVEQCRRIGRQEALAGEWGATEIYPGPEIGDGEDLVDYVRETLATYHHQVGTCKMGVDELAVVSPRLAVHGIDGLRVIDASIMPRVTTGNTNAPSILIGELGAKFVLAGER, encoded by the coding sequence ATGTCGGATCAGACTGAGCAGACCGCGGTTCCGAAGAGCGTCATCGTCGTGGGCGCCGGATCGGCGGGCTCGGTGGTGGCGCGCCGGTTGGCCGACGCCGGAGTGCAGGTCACGGTGATCGAGGCGGGTGGCGAGGACACCAACCCCGCGATCCACGATCTGGCGCGGATGCCCGAACTGTGGCACAGCCCGGACGATTGGGACTACCGCACGATCCCGCAGCCCGGTGCGAACGGCCACCGCATCCACCTGCCCCGCGGCAAGGTGCTCGGCGGATCCCACTCGTTGAACGCCACGATCTGGGTGCGCTGCTCGCCCGTCGACTTCGACCACTGGGCCTCGCTCGGCAACGACGGCTGGGCCTGGGACGACGTGCTCCCGGTCTACAAGGCGATCGAGAACTTCCACGGCGAGGGCGATCCCGCCTATCGCGGCCGGGACGGCCTGCTCGACGTCACCAACGAGTACGAGCTCGACCCGATCCAGCAGTCGATCATCGACGCCGCGGTGCAGGAGGGTCTGCCGTACAACCCCGACTACAACGGCGCCTCGCTCGACGGCGTCTCGCAGCAGCAGATCACCGTGCGCGACGGCAAGCGGCTCAACACCTACATGACGTACCTCAAGCCGGTGCGGGATCGGGTCACGGTCGAGGTCGGATGCTGGGTGCACGAGCTCATCTTCGCGGATCGGGCGGAGGGCTCGGACGAGGCGCCCCGGGTCATCGGCGTCCGCTTCGCCCAGGGCGGCGAGACGCGTGAGCTCTTCGCCGACGAGGTCATCCTCGCGGCCGGCGCGCTCGATTCGCCCCGGGTGCTGCTGCGCTCCGGGATCGGCCCGTCCGAGGAGCTGCGCGAGGTCGGCATCGAGCCGCTCGTGGATCTCCCCGGCGTCGGCAAGAACCTGCACGACCACCTCCTCGCCCCGGTCATCTACGAGACGTCGAAGCCCGTCGGCCCGCCCCGGCCCTGGGTGTCCGTCACCCAGACGCACCACTTCTGGGAGAGCCGCGAGGGGCTCGATCGCCCGGACACCCAGCCGATCCACTTCTCGGTGCCCATGTACGGCGAGTACCTCGAGCCGCGCTCGAGCGACGGCTTCTCGCTGCTCGGCGGCCTCGTGACCCCGCAGTCGCGCGGCGAGCTGAAGCTGTCGGGTCCGAATCCCGAGGATCCGACGCTCATCGATCTCAAGGCGCTCGAGCACGAGGACGACGTCGCGTCGCTCGTCGCCTCGGTCGAGCAGTGCCGCCGCATCGGCCGCCAGGAGGCGCTCGCGGGCGAGTGGGGCGCGACGGAGATCTACCCCGGCCCGGAGATCGGCGACGGCGAGGATCTCGTCGACTACGTCCGCGAGACCCTCGCGACCTACCACCACCAGGTCGGCACCTGCAAGATGGGCGTCGACGAGCTCGCGGTCGTGTCGCCCCGCCTCGCGGTGCACGGGATCGACGGCCTGCGGGTGATCGACGCCTCGATCATGCCGCGGGTGACCACCGGCAACACGAACGCGCCCTCGATCCTGATCGGCGAACTCGGCGCGAAGTTCGTGCTCGCCGGGGAACGGTGA
- a CDS encoding TetR/AcrR family transcriptional regulator, with product MPKIIDHDERRQDIVDVTWKLIVEGGIEAATMREIAARAGFANGALKHYFSGKDAIIKGAYERSLHGLGERLEAHVADARGIEALEKSIRFTLPVQQEDATAARVLLSFWERCVFSPDLDHDYDEHLENWTAGYLRYLREGREDGDVVNPTSDEQLANEIITMILGATVTRVVSPAYFHESMLEAQVTDYIARLRRADCR from the coding sequence ATGCCGAAGATCATCGACCACGACGAGCGACGACAGGACATCGTCGATGTCACCTGGAAACTCATCGTCGAGGGTGGGATCGAGGCCGCCACGATGCGCGAGATCGCCGCGCGGGCCGGCTTCGCGAACGGCGCGCTGAAGCACTACTTCTCGGGCAAGGACGCGATCATCAAGGGCGCGTACGAGCGCTCGCTGCACGGACTCGGCGAGCGCCTCGAGGCGCACGTGGCCGACGCCCGGGGCATCGAGGCGCTCGAGAAGTCGATCCGCTTCACCCTGCCGGTGCAGCAGGAGGACGCGACCGCGGCGCGGGTGCTGCTGTCGTTCTGGGAGCGCTGCGTGTTCAGCCCGGATCTCGACCACGACTACGACGAGCACCTCGAGAACTGGACCGCGGGTTACCTGCGGTACCTGCGGGAAGGTCGCGAGGACGGCGACGTGGTGAACCCCACCTCCGACGAGCAGCTCGCGAACGAGATCATCACGATGATCCTCGGCGCCACCGTGACGCGGGTGGTGAGCCCCGCGTACTTCCACGAGTCGATGCTCGAGGCCCAGGTGACCGACTACATCGCCCGGCTCCGCCGCGCCGACTGCCGCTAG